In one window of Thermodesulfobacteriota bacterium DNA:
- a CDS encoding tetratricopeptide repeat protein, whose translation MQMDFFSSLIKSLGKGMPERYYHVKHIFLAALISAIAAFALYLPSLGFDFVDWDDPAYVSDNPDIQGLDLKWAFTAVVMGTWIPLTFLSFALDYAIWGLDPLGYHLTNTILHAANVFLVAFLAARTAGTRGGLGAGGAFIMALSAGLLFGLHPLRAESVAWVSERKDVLNAFFFLLGLHAYLGYAKDKKASSYVLTLVLFVFSLLSKPMTVTMPLVLMILDYYPLERLKREGWKRPLIEKLPFLLLSLMAGLMTIWSQGKAVMPPEALPFADRIHIAARGYLFYIYKTVVPAGLAPLYPRDFASGLNLSAVIYLAALLFITALALYLRKWSKAFISAWAYYAITLLPVIGLMQVGRQAAADRYTYIPAIGLAVLVSAGAGWIVKRNSKKLPVVFALVLAASGLLSFFTFRQEMIWKDPVSLWSRQIEIFPSHSQGYVNRSTAYVALGMNESAIEDLRKISPESGHGYFNRGNAYLTLGRFDLAIPDLDKAIELEPNTLPAYTSRGSALVNAGRFKEGISDFTVVIGSDPGNKAIYRARGTAYAISGQYGEALEDFLKTAELDPGDASAHIDLGKVYMHLGDFEKSYASMKMALELGAPSAAGYLSDLEARGAGQR comes from the coding sequence ATGCAGATGGACTTTTTCAGCAGCCTGATAAAGAGCCTGGGAAAAGGAATGCCGGAAAGATATTACCATGTAAAGCATATTTTTCTTGCGGCGCTCATATCCGCGATAGCCGCATTCGCGCTCTATCTGCCTTCCCTGGGCTTCGATTTCGTGGACTGGGACGACCCCGCTTACGTATCCGATAACCCGGATATCCAGGGGCTTGATCTCAAGTGGGCCTTCACGGCGGTCGTCATGGGGACCTGGATACCGCTCACGTTCCTGTCATTCGCCCTCGATTACGCCATCTGGGGGCTGGACCCGCTGGGATACCACCTCACGAACACGATACTCCACGCCGCCAACGTCTTTCTTGTGGCCTTCCTGGCCGCCAGGACCGCCGGCACAAGGGGCGGCCTTGGGGCAGGGGGGGCATTCATCATGGCCCTCTCGGCCGGGCTCCTTTTCGGGCTACATCCCCTCAGGGCCGAATCAGTGGCCTGGGTCAGCGAAAGAAAAGACGTCCTGAACGCCTTCTTCTTTCTCCTCGGCCTCCATGCATATCTCGGGTATGCCAAGGACAAAAAGGCATCCTCCTATGTGTTGACGCTGGTCCTTTTCGTCTTTTCGCTTCTCAGCAAGCCCATGACGGTCACCATGCCGCTCGTGCTCATGATACTCGACTACTATCCTCTTGAAAGGCTCAAGAGGGAAGGGTGGAAGAGGCCGCTTATTGAAAAACTTCCCTTCCTCCTGCTTAGCCTTATGGCTGGGCTAATGACCATCTGGTCGCAGGGAAAGGCCGTGATGCCGCCGGAGGCGCTCCCGTTCGCCGACCGCATCCATATCGCGGCCAGGGGCTATCTATTCTATATATATAAGACGGTCGTCCCGGCGGGCCTTGCGCCCCTTTACCCCCGCGACTTCGCCTCGGGCCTCAACCTTTCGGCGGTCATCTACCTCGCGGCTCTTCTGTTCATTACCGCTCTCGCCCTTTACCTTCGCAAATGGAGCAAGGCATTTATTTCCGCATGGGCCTATTACGCGATCACGCTGCTCCCTGTCATAGGCCTTATGCAGGTAGGAAGGCAGGCGGCTGCCGACAGGTATACATACATCCCGGCCATCGGACTGGCGGTTCTCGTTTCTGCCGGGGCCGGATGGATTGTAAAGAGGAACAGCAAGAAGCTCCCGGTCGTTTTTGCGCTGGTTTTGGCGGCCTCGGGACTGCTCTCCTTTTTCACGTTCAGACAGGAGATGATCTGGAAGGACCCGGTCTCCCTCTGGAGCCGGCAAATAGAGATTTTTCCGTCCCACAGCCAGGGGTATGTGAACCGGAGCACCGCTTATGTCGCGCTTGGCATGAACGAATCCGCGATAGAGGACCTCCGGAAGATATCTCCTGAAAGCGGCCACGGGTATTTCAACCGCGGAAACGCCTACCTCACTCTCGGCAGGTTCGACCTGGCCATCCCGGACCTCGATAAGGCCATAGAGTTGGAGCCGAATACATTGCCGGCATACACAAGCCGCGGGAGCGCCCTCGTAAATGCCGGCAGGTTCAAGGAGGGGATTTCGGATTTTACGGTAGTCATCGGTTCAGACCCGGGGAACAAGGCCATATACAGGGCGCGCGGCACCGCGTACGCCATTTCCGGCCAATACGGGGAGGCGCTAGAAGACTTCCTGAAAACCGCGGAGCTCGACCCCGGAGACGCTTCGGCGCACATAGACCTCGGCAAGGTATACATGCACCTCGGCGATTTCGAGAAATCATACGCCAGCATGAAAATGGCGCTCGAGCTCGGCGCCCCTTCTGCCGCCGGATACCTTTCGGACCTCGAGGCCAGGGGCGCCGGACAAAGGTAG
- a CDS encoding ATPase, T2SS/T4P/T4SS family, whose amino-acid sequence MAVKKIGELLVESGLITEEQLEEALAAGKENKGTRTGALLVKLGYATEIDIAQTLSYQVGIPFMDMASTTVDPESLKLVSEKLARKYLLVPLYHDKKILRIAMADPLNLNAIDDLRFSTGMEIQPFIATLSDVNSAISRYYHLNEPMMDEILGDFKKDRYVEVFHESESNRDLSEQVKKSAAPPIIKMVDSILIHGFDNRASDIHIEPQEKGVKLRIRVDGLMRETKQLPKWVQGPVVSRIKIMARMDIAERRTAQDGRFKVRIGEKSMDVRVSSLPTQHGETIVMRLLDPKAAMIDIEGIGIGKGDLDRVFDMIERPQGVVLVTGPTGSGKTSTLYAMLARIKKEEINIITIEDPIEYELKDVNQVAVNDKTGLTFSYTLRSVLRQDPDVILVGEMRDAETATIAHQASLTGHLVFSTLHTNDAVSSITRLRNLGVPSYMIASALNGIVGQRLVRVICKGCREEYTPTGQEIRKAGLKWSGKRLYRGAGCNLCANTGYSGRTGIFEIVTVNGAIKNLIAADAPEREIMAAALEGGMTPMHMDGLDKVSSGITTLEELARVIYMAKEPVCPACLKTVPAGTEKCGECEAGVKDAACQWCGKEREEGWVACPWCAHEFAAAPITGG is encoded by the coding sequence ATGGCGGTAAAGAAGATAGGAGAGCTCCTGGTCGAATCAGGGCTCATAACCGAGGAGCAGCTCGAGGAGGCTCTTGCCGCGGGCAAGGAAAACAAGGGCACCAGGACCGGCGCCCTGCTAGTGAAGCTGGGGTACGCAACGGAGATAGACATAGCCCAGACCCTGTCCTACCAGGTAGGGATCCCCTTTATGGACATGGCTTCCACGACAGTGGACCCGGAGAGCCTCAAGCTCGTTAGCGAGAAGCTAGCCCGGAAGTACCTCCTTGTGCCGCTCTACCACGACAAGAAGATCCTGAGGATCGCCATGGCAGACCCGCTGAACCTGAACGCCATAGACGACCTGAGGTTCTCTACCGGCATGGAGATACAGCCCTTCATCGCCACGCTCTCGGACGTCAATTCCGCGATATCGAGGTACTACCACCTGAACGAGCCCATGATGGACGAGATACTGGGCGATTTCAAGAAGGACAGGTACGTCGAGGTATTCCACGAGTCAGAATCGAACAGGGACCTCTCCGAGCAGGTGAAGAAGTCCGCCGCGCCGCCCATCATCAAGATGGTCGATTCAATACTGATACACGGCTTCGACAACAGGGCAAGCGACATCCATATCGAGCCGCAGGAAAAGGGCGTGAAGCTCAGGATACGGGTAGACGGGCTCATGCGCGAAACAAAGCAGCTTCCAAAATGGGTGCAGGGGCCCGTGGTTTCCAGGATAAAGATAATGGCTCGGATGGACATAGCCGAGAGGAGGACGGCCCAGGACGGCAGGTTCAAGGTGCGGATCGGGGAAAAGAGCATGGACGTAAGGGTCTCGTCGCTGCCGACCCAGCACGGCGAGACGATAGTCATGCGGCTCCTGGACCCCAAGGCCGCCATGATAGACATAGAGGGCATAGGGATAGGCAAGGGAGATCTCGACCGGGTTTTCGACATGATAGAGCGCCCCCAGGGTGTAGTGCTCGTGACGGGCCCCACCGGCTCTGGCAAGACCTCCACGCTTTACGCCATGCTCGCCCGCATAAAGAAGGAAGAGATAAACATAATCACGATAGAGGACCCCATAGAGTACGAGCTCAAGGACGTAAACCAGGTGGCCGTTAACGACAAGACCGGCCTTACCTTCTCATACACCCTTAGGTCGGTACTCCGGCAGGACCCGGACGTCATACTCGTCGGCGAGATGAGGGACGCGGAGACTGCGACGATCGCCCACCAGGCCTCCCTTACGGGACACCTGGTCTTCTCGACTCTGCACACGAACGACGCGGTCTCCTCGATAACGAGGCTCCGTAACCTGGGCGTGCCTTCGTACATGATAGCGTCGGCCCTGAACGGCATAGTGGGCCAGAGGCTCGTGAGGGTGATATGCAAAGGGTGCAGGGAGGAGTACACGCCGACCGGGCAGGAGATACGGAAGGCGGGGCTCAAGTGGTCCGGGAAGAGGCTCTACAGGGGCGCGGGCTGCAACCTCTGCGCAAATACCGGCTACTCGGGGAGGACCGGGATATTCGAAATAGTGACGGTAAACGGCGCGATAAAGAACCTCATAGCCGCCGATGCCCCCGAGCGCGAGATAATGGCCGCCGCCCTGGAAGGCGGCATGACCCCCATGCACATGGACGGGCTAGATAAGGTCTCTTCCGGCATAACCACGCTTGAAGAGCTCGCGAGAGTCATTTACATGGCCAAGGAACCGGTGTGCCCGGCTTGCCTCAAGACAGTCCCTGCCGGGACGGAGAAATGCGGCGAGTGCGAGGCGGGCGTAAAGGACGCCGCCTGCCAATGGTGCGGGAAGGAACGGGAGGAGGGCTGGGTAGCGTGCCCCTGGTGCGCGCACGAGTTCGCCGCCGCCCCTATAACAGGAGGTTGA
- a CDS encoding lysophospholipid acyltransferase family protein, with protein sequence MTVLRTLAVWLMGLPITIALFILVLFSLPFERQGRAVHSIGAFWSRVVLALSGVRVDVKGRENVPSGRPVIFVSNHQGAFDIPALQAFLPVQFRWVAKKSLFRIPVIGWSMSLAGYVGIDRDNPSEAMKNMDEASEKIRNGTSVLIFPEGTRSGSARLLPFKRGAFVLAKKSGVPVVPVAIDGTSDIMRRGGLLIRPSRVRIRIGSPVETGPLGEKELRNRMKKDIEGLLQAGSGRP encoded by the coding sequence ATGACCGTTCTGAGGACCCTTGCCGTATGGCTCATGGGCCTGCCCATAACCATAGCCCTTTTCATCCTCGTCCTCTTTTCACTTCCGTTCGAAAGGCAGGGCAGGGCGGTCCATTCAATTGGGGCCTTCTGGTCGAGGGTGGTGCTCGCTCTATCAGGCGTAAGGGTGGACGTGAAAGGAAGGGAGAACGTCCCTTCGGGCAGGCCTGTTATCTTCGTCTCCAACCACCAGGGCGCCTTCGATATCCCCGCGCTCCAGGCCTTCCTGCCCGTGCAGTTCCGCTGGGTGGCCAAGAAGAGCCTTTTCAGGATACCCGTCATAGGCTGGAGCATGAGCCTCGCCGGGTATGTAGGCATCGACAGGGACAACCCCTCTGAGGCCATGAAGAACATGGATGAGGCTTCGGAGAAGATTCGGAACGGGACTTCGGTGCTCATCTTCCCCGAGGGCACGAGGTCCGGCTCTGCCCGGCTACTCCCGTTTAAGCGCGGGGCCTTTGTCCTCGCCAAAAAAAGCGGCGTACCGGTAGTGCCTGTCGCAATAGACGGCACTTCGGATATAATGAGGCGGGGGGGGCTCCTCATAAGGCCCTCGCGTGTCAGGATTCGCATAGGGAGTCCCGTGGAAACCGGGCCCCTTGGCGAGAAGGAGCTCCGGAACAGGATGAAGAAGGACATAGAAGGACTTTTGCAGGCCGGGTCAGGGAGGCCCTGA
- a CDS encoding ribonuclease J: protein MGEPLRIIPLGGLGEIGLNMMAIEYGDSIIVVDCGLMFPEDYMLGIDIVIPDVSYLKRNREKVKAYFITHGHEDHTGALPFILPQVDAPIYGTALTIGLIEEKLAEFGLAKSTLFETVRPRDRVSIGPFDIEFIRVSHSIVDGCGLAIRTPVGTVIHTGDFKMDQTPVDGEVMDYARFSEYGESGVLLLMSDSTNVEKEGYSLSEREIGKNLEEIFRRCEGRIIVAAFSSNIHRIQQVMDAAARHGRRVVLNGKSMVANVRIAHALGYLKYPEGLMADLKEIDSIPHDQVVLLTTGSQGEPMSALTRMAMDNHKQIKVRKGDTVILSSKFIPGHEKAISTMMNHLYRRGADVIYEKVSEVHVSGHASQEELKIMLNMVRPKYFIPVHGEYRHLVLHSRLAARIGIPEENVIIAEDGDVVEFAPEGGFVKAGKVESGRVFVDGKGVGDVGEMVLKDRNHLAQDGMVLALVAINATTGDMVYGPEIVTRGLVLEEGRPALIEDARKVVIEALNTLNAEVKTEQLEIKEEVRRALRRYFNKTLERKPVILPMIIEI, encoded by the coding sequence ATGGGAGAGCCCCTTAGGATAATCCCTTTAGGCGGGCTGGGCGAGATAGGCCTGAACATGATGGCCATCGAGTACGGCGACTCCATCATAGTCGTGGACTGCGGCCTCATGTTTCCGGAGGACTACATGCTCGGGATAGACATAGTCATCCCGGACGTGAGCTACCTTAAAAGGAACCGCGAGAAGGTAAAGGCCTATTTCATAACCCACGGACATGAGGACCACACCGGCGCCCTGCCTTTCATCCTGCCCCAGGTCGACGCGCCTATATACGGCACCGCCCTCACCATAGGGCTCATAGAAGAGAAGCTCGCGGAGTTCGGCCTCGCCAAATCGACCTTATTCGAGACGGTCCGACCGAGGGACAGGGTATCCATAGGGCCCTTCGACATAGAGTTCATACGCGTCAGCCACTCGATAGTGGACGGCTGCGGCCTTGCCATAAGGACCCCCGTGGGCACCGTGATACATACCGGGGACTTCAAGATGGACCAGACCCCGGTGGACGGCGAGGTCATGGACTACGCCCGGTTCTCCGAGTACGGGGAATCCGGGGTGCTGCTTCTCATGTCGGACTCCACTAACGTCGAAAAGGAGGGCTATTCCCTCTCCGAGCGGGAGATAGGGAAAAACCTCGAGGAGATATTCAGGAGGTGCGAGGGGAGGATAATCGTCGCCGCCTTCTCCTCCAACATACACCGAATCCAGCAGGTCATGGACGCCGCCGCAAGGCACGGGCGGAGAGTGGTACTCAACGGGAAGAGCATGGTGGCTAACGTGCGGATAGCGCACGCCCTCGGGTATCTCAAGTACCCGGAAGGCCTCATGGCCGACCTGAAGGAAATAGACTCGATACCGCACGACCAGGTCGTGCTCCTTACTACCGGGAGCCAGGGCGAGCCCATGAGCGCCCTTACCCGCATGGCAATGGACAACCACAAGCAGATAAAGGTAAGGAAGGGCGATACCGTCATCCTTTCATCCAAGTTCATCCCCGGCCACGAGAAGGCCATATCCACCATGATGAACCACCTTTACAGGCGCGGCGCTGACGTCATATACGAGAAGGTCTCCGAGGTGCACGTCTCCGGGCACGCAAGCCAGGAGGAGCTTAAGATAATGCTCAACATGGTGCGCCCGAAGTACTTTATCCCGGTGCACGGCGAGTACAGGCACCTGGTCCTCCATTCGAGGCTCGCCGCGAGGATCGGCATACCGGAAGAGAACGTAATAATAGCCGAGGACGGGGACGTGGTCGAATTCGCCCCCGAGGGCGGGTTTGTCAAGGCCGGGAAGGTCGAGTCCGGGCGGGTCTTTGTCGACGGCAAGGGCGTGGGAGACGTGGGCGAGATGGTATTGAAGGACAGGAACCACCTGGCCCAGGACGGCATGGTGCTCGCCCTCGTTGCCATAAACGCCACGACCGGCGACATGGTATACGGCCCCGAGATAGTGACCCGCGGGCTTGTCCTCGAAGAGGGCAGGCCCGCGCTCATCGAGGACGCCAGAAAAGTGGTAATAGAGGCGCTGAACACCTTGAATGCCGAGGTCAAGACCGAGCAGCTTGAGATAAAGGAAGAGGTGCGGAGGGCGCTTCGGAGGTACTTCAATAAGACCCTGGAGCGGAAACCCGTCATACTCCCCATGATAATAGAGATTTAG
- a CDS encoding tetratricopeptide repeat protein translates to MPEESKPGKIILIAALLSAIAAFALYLPSLGFDFVNWDDQLYVYENPRLQGPGLKWAFTSVILGTWVPVTFLSLSLDHAIWGLNPLGYHLTNSALHAANVFLVALIAAKLAGTRGFNAKTLFIVAISAGLLFGLHPLRVESVAWISERKDVLNAFFFLLGVLSYLGYARNKKASSYVLTLVFFVLSLLSKPMTVTMPFMLLILDLYPLGRQRKEGFRRLLTEKLPFFLMSLAAVLATMLSQAMAMVPAEELAFGSRLHIAARGYLFYIYKTLVPINLAPVYPRDFPAGLNGLFALYVLALSALTALAIYLRRRSGAFIAAWAYFAITLIPVIGLVQVGMQAAADRYTYIPGMGIAVLVAAGAGWLAERKKGAFAPVLAVIIAASALLSILALKQISVWKDSFSLWNQQIRLFPDHPYGYVNRGNAYLVQGRLDRAMEDLSRITPDTASGFMNRANAYISLGKFDLAIENLDRAIELGPVSTDAYMKRAGALVSAGRFEEGTADLTFVLAKDPRNKAAYRARGVAHAISGQYGKAVEDFKNAVLLDPADPSAHIDLGKAYMHLGDSENSYRSMKRAHDLGDPAASRYLKDLEEQGPGK, encoded by the coding sequence ATGCCGGAAGAAAGCAAACCAGGAAAAATAATACTTATCGCGGCCCTTTTATCGGCCATAGCCGCGTTCGCGCTCTATCTCCCTTCCCTCGGCTTCGATTTCGTAAACTGGGACGACCAGCTCTATGTCTATGAAAACCCCCGGTTGCAGGGGCCCGGCCTCAAGTGGGCCTTTACATCAGTAATCCTCGGGACGTGGGTCCCTGTAACGTTCCTGTCCCTCTCTCTCGATCACGCCATATGGGGACTGAACCCCCTGGGCTATCACCTGACGAACTCGGCTCTCCACGCGGCCAACGTCTTCCTTGTGGCCCTCATCGCCGCGAAGCTCGCGGGGACAAGGGGCTTTAATGCAAAGACGCTCTTCATAGTCGCCATCTCAGCAGGGCTCCTCTTCGGGCTCCATCCCCTCAGGGTGGAGTCGGTTGCATGGATAAGCGAAAGGAAGGACGTCCTTAACGCCTTCTTTTTCCTCCTGGGCGTCCTTTCCTATCTCGGCTACGCCAGAAACAAAAAGGCTTCCTCATATGTTTTGACGCTCGTCTTCTTTGTCTTGTCGCTCTTGAGCAAACCCATGACCGTCACCATGCCGTTCATGCTCCTCATACTCGACCTGTATCCGCTCGGGAGGCAAAGGAAGGAGGGTTTCAGGAGGCTCTTGACCGAGAAGCTCCCTTTCTTCCTGATGAGCTTGGCGGCCGTGCTCGCGACCATGTTGTCCCAGGCCATGGCCATGGTCCCGGCGGAAGAGCTCGCCTTCGGGAGCCGCCTCCATATCGCGGCCAGAGGCTACCTCTTTTATATCTACAAGACCCTCGTGCCGATCAACCTCGCGCCCGTATATCCCAGGGATTTCCCCGCTGGCCTCAACGGCCTCTTCGCCCTCTATGTGCTCGCGCTTTCGGCCCTGACCGCGCTCGCGATCTATCTTCGGAGGCGGAGCGGGGCCTTCATCGCGGCCTGGGCCTATTTCGCGATAACGCTGATCCCTGTAATAGGGCTCGTGCAGGTTGGGATGCAGGCCGCGGCTGACAGGTACACATATATCCCGGGCATGGGAATCGCCGTGCTCGTCGCGGCAGGGGCCGGATGGCTGGCGGAAAGGAAAAAGGGCGCGTTCGCGCCGGTTCTGGCTGTAATTATCGCGGCCTCGGCATTGCTCTCAATTCTTGCGCTCAAGCAGATATCCGTATGGAAGGACTCTTTCTCACTCTGGAACCAGCAGATAAGGCTCTTCCCGGACCATCCATACGGGTATGTAAACAGGGGAAACGCCTATCTCGTCCAGGGGAGGCTCGACCGCGCCATGGAGGACCTTAGCAGGATCACCCCGGACACGGCGAGCGGGTTCATGAACCGCGCCAACGCGTATATAAGCCTCGGTAAATTCGACCTTGCCATCGAAAACCTGGACCGGGCCATAGAGCTCGGCCCGGTATCGACCGACGCCTATATGAAGCGCGCGGGCGCCCTTGTAAGCGCAGGCAGGTTCGAGGAGGGGACCGCGGACCTCACGTTCGTCCTGGCCAAAGACCCTCGGAACAAGGCCGCTTACAGGGCCCGCGGCGTTGCACATGCCATATCCGGCCAGTACGGTAAGGCGGTCGAGGACTTCAAGAACGCCGTCCTGCTCGACCCTGCGGACCCTTCGGCGCACATAGACCTCGGAAAGGCCTACATGCACCTGGGCGACAGCGAAAACTCGTACCGCAGCATGAAAAGGGCCCATGACCTCGGGGACCCGGCAGCTTCAAGGTATCTGAAGGACCTCGAAGAGCAGGGCCCGGGTAAATGA
- a CDS encoding tetratricopeptide repeat protein: MNENRRQPKIVLVAALISALASFVIYLPSLSFDFVNWDDLMYVHNNTAIRGLNLKAIFTSFANGAWIPVTLLSFSLDYAFWGLDPFGYHLSNSILHGSNAFLVALLAARLAGARGGLEPRVLFIIAISAGLLFGLHPLKVESVAWVSERKDVLNAFFFLLGLHAYLSYVKGRKASSYALTLIFFVLSLMSKPMTVTMPLVLLILDYYPLERSGTDGWKRLLLEKAPFFAFSMATGLLNVWSHTVDSVIVSTEALPLEGRLHITARGYLFYIYKTLIPVNLAPLYPRDFTAGFDTIFAVYALALSAITALAFYLCRWSRVYISVWAYFLITLLPIIGILQIGMHAAADRFMYIPGIGFAVLAAAGAGWAVRRRAKAFVPVLLTVFVASALFSAMTFRQQAVWKDSLALWGRQIALYPDNAQGFKGRGTAHAIAGRYGDALDDFRKAAELDPSDASTHVDLGKAYMHLGDMRNSYLSMKKAHELGDPAAYRYIKDLEAWGTGPGE, encoded by the coding sequence ATGAATGAAAACAGAAGACAACCGAAGATAGTCCTTGTTGCCGCACTCATATCGGCCCTGGCCTCTTTCGTCATCTACCTCCCCTCGCTCTCGTTCGATTTCGTCAACTGGGACGACCTCATGTACGTCCATAACAACACGGCCATACGAGGCCTGAACCTCAAGGCCATCTTCACCTCATTCGCTAACGGCGCCTGGATCCCGGTAACGCTCCTCTCCTTCTCGCTCGATTACGCGTTCTGGGGCCTCGACCCTTTCGGCTACCACCTTTCAAATTCGATACTCCACGGCTCGAACGCCTTCCTCGTGGCATTGCTGGCAGCGAGGCTCGCTGGCGCAAGGGGCGGCCTGGAGCCGAGGGTGCTCTTCATAATCGCCATTTCAGCGGGCCTCCTCTTCGGGCTCCATCCCCTCAAGGTCGAGTCGGTTGCCTGGGTAAGTGAAAGAAAGGACGTCCTTAACGCCTTTTTTTTCCTCCTGGGCCTGCATGCCTATCTGAGCTATGTAAAGGGCCGTAAGGCTTCGTCCTACGCGCTGACGCTCATATTTTTCGTACTGTCGCTTATGAGCAAGCCCATGACGGTCACCATGCCTCTTGTGCTCCTCATACTCGACTACTACCCCCTTGAGAGGTCCGGGACTGACGGCTGGAAGAGGCTCTTGCTGGAGAAGGCCCCCTTTTTCGCGTTTAGCATGGCAACGGGGCTTCTGAACGTCTGGTCTCATACGGTGGACAGCGTCATAGTATCCACGGAAGCGCTCCCGCTTGAGGGCCGCCTGCACATCACAGCAAGGGGCTACCTTTTTTATATCTATAAAACGCTTATTCCGGTCAACCTCGCCCCGCTCTATCCCCGCGATTTCACCGCGGGCTTCGACACAATCTTCGCGGTCTACGCCCTTGCGCTTTCGGCAATTACCGCGCTCGCCTTCTACCTTTGCAGGTGGAGCAGGGTTTATATTTCCGTATGGGCCTACTTCCTTATAACTCTCCTTCCGATAATCGGAATATTGCAGATTGGGATGCACGCCGCCGCCGACAGGTTCATGTACATCCCTGGCATAGGCTTCGCGGTGCTCGCCGCCGCAGGGGCAGGCTGGGCGGTCCGGAGGCGCGCGAAGGCCTTCGTCCCCGTGCTGCTGACCGTCTTCGTGGCCTCGGCCCTCTTCTCCGCCATGACGTTCAGGCAACAGGCGGTCTGGAAAGACTCGCTCGCGTTATGGGGACGCCAGATAGCGTTATACCCGGACAACGCGCAGGGGTTCAAGGGGCGCGGCACGGCCCATGCCATCGCTGGCCGGTACGGGGACGCTCTCGATGACTTCCGTAAGGCAGCTGAGCTCGACCCTTCCGACGCCTCGACGCATGTAGACCTCGGCAAGGCCTACATGCACCTGGGCGACATGAGGAACTCATATCTCAGCATGAAAAAGGCTCACGAGCTCGGGGACCCTGCTGCCTACAGGTATATCAAGGACCTTGAGGCATGGGGGACGGGCCCTGGGGAATAA
- a CDS encoding DUF362 domain-containing protein, with translation MSSKVYFADLRTTPKRNLLDKLDSLLENAGIRERFRKGHLVALKLHFGEKGNASYVRPVFVRRIVERVREAGANPFLTDTNTLYVGTRGNTVDHLRTAVENGFDFAVVSAPLVIADGLRGASGTPIRVEGKHLREVSIASEIVAADGLVAVTHFKCHELSGFGGALKNVGMGCASREGKLAQHSNCSPIVDPGGCVACGDCATACPSGAITVGTAAVIDEEACIGCGHCIAVCPEGTIKVSWDETSARLQEKMVEHFEGAVKGKAGRCVYISFVTQVSPACDCYGHNDAPIVPDAGVLASTDPVAIDQAAADIVNGMEGFRGSALRSGHEPGGDKFRGVHPSVDWEAQLSYAEERGLGSRDYTLVKI, from the coding sequence ATGAGCTCGAAAGTCTACTTCGCTGACCTCAGGACCACCCCCAAAAGAAATCTGCTCGATAAGCTCGATTCCCTTCTTGAGAATGCAGGCATAAGGGAGCGGTTCAGGAAAGGGCACCTTGTCGCCCTTAAGCTCCATTTCGGGGAGAAAGGGAACGCCTCCTATGTAAGGCCCGTTTTCGTGAGAAGGATAGTCGAGCGCGTAAGGGAAGCAGGCGCAAACCCCTTTCTTACCGACACAAATACGCTATATGTGGGCACAAGGGGCAATACCGTCGACCACCTGAGGACCGCCGTCGAGAACGGCTTCGATTTCGCCGTGGTCTCCGCTCCCCTCGTCATAGCCGACGGCTTAAGGGGCGCCTCCGGGACGCCGATAAGGGTAGAGGGGAAGCACCTCAGGGAAGTAAGCATAGCGAGCGAAATAGTCGCTGCCGACGGGCTCGTGGCAGTGACCCATTTCAAGTGCCACGAGCTTTCGGGCTTCGGGGGCGCGTTGAAGAACGTCGGCATGGGGTGCGCAAGCCGCGAGGGGAAGCTCGCGCAGCACTCGAACTGTTCCCCGATCGTAGACCCCGGAGGCTGCGTTGCCTGCGGCGACTGCGCCACCGCGTGCCCCTCGGGGGCCATAACGGTCGGGACCGCCGCTGTAATAGACGAGGAGGCCTGCATAGGGTGCGGCCACTGCATCGCCGTATGCCCGGAGGGGACGATAAAGGTAAGCTGGGACGAGACATCGGCGAGGCTCCAGGAGAAGATGGTCGAGCACTTCGAGGGGGCCGTCAAGGGAAAAGCTGGCAGGTGCGTATACATCTCCTTCGTGACCCAGGTTAGCCCGGCATGCGACTGCTACGGCCATAACGACGCCCCCATAGTGCCGGACGCCGGGGTGCTGGCCTCGACCGACCCGGTGGCAATAGACCAGGCCGCGGCGGACATCGTAAACGGAATGGAAGGCTTCAGGGGGAGCGCCCTGCGGAGCGGGCACGAGCCGGGGGGCGACAAGTTCAGGGGGGTCCACCCCTCCGTAGACTGGGAAGCACAGCTGTCATACGCCGAGGAAAGGGGCCTCGGGTCGAGGGATTACACCCTTGTTAAAATCTGA